A stretch of Mya arenaria isolate MELC-2E11 chromosome 14, ASM2691426v1 DNA encodes these proteins:
- the LOC128216806 gene encoding heat shock 70 kDa protein 12A-like codes for MHLLVAAIDFGTTYSSWAFAFSHDYDNDPTKVSAKQWNGHESLKGPTSVLIKPDGKTLHSFAFDAEAKYAELIEEDKHKDWYFFKMMLWKQKLNRNLMLEAENGQKLLARTVFALSIKYLKEDLLAVSNDRIADAVLPTEIHWVLTVPAIWNNAAKQFMREAAEEAGIESHMLTIALEPEAASLFCRHLSVEKSGDQLSLASLQAGSQYLVLDAGGGTVDITVHEVTPSGGVKELYKTSGGAWGGTKVNDSFEEFIACLVKKRDVDPDKDTKFVMRVPLTFFTTVKKRLHKDFKKAVKKSSYSNSVSLSSDKLNIDPTVARSFFKESIDSTIEHLKDVLQKRENTGVKAILMVGGFSESKMLKKAVKQTFPTLKMIIPDEAGLAVLKGAVMFGHEPSQIAERISKYTYGVCVHTLFDEKVHPESAKITDTDGKDRCQNFFHKHVIAGQSLKVGEAQAVEIYSIPQNHEAVITVFATESKTPVLVTDPGCRQVGQCSIPMANTEADREVLVRMIFGGTEIDVECTKKATGIVSHFNIDFLSCM; via the exons ATG CACCTTTTGGTAGCAGCCATCGACTTCGGGACAACATATTCAAGCTGGGCGTTCGCGTTCAGCCATGACTATGATAACGACCCGACGAAAGTATCCGCAAAACAGTGGAATGGTCACGAATCTCTAAAAG GCCCTACTTCTGTATTGATCAAGCCCGATGGGAAAACATTGCATTCGTTCGCGTTTGATGCTGAAGCCAAATACGCCGAACTTATTGAAGAAGACAAACATAAAGACTGGTActtctttaaaatgatgttatgGAAACAG aaaCTCAATAGAAATTTGATGTTAGAAGCTGAAAATGGTCAAAAGTTATTGGCAAGAACCGTATTCGCGTTGTCCATAAA ATATCTGAAGGAAGACCTATTGGCTGTTTCTAATGATCGAATAGCGGACGCTGTTTTACCGACAGAAATACACTGGGTTTTGACAGTCCCTGCCATCTGGAACAATGCAGCAAAACAGTTCATGCGGGAAGCTGCGGAAGAG GCGGGAATAGAATCACATATGCTGACCATTGCACTTGAGCCGGAAGCTGCCTCTCTTTTTTGTCGTCATCTTTCGGTTGAAAAGAGTGGGGATCAATTGTCATTGGCATCTCTGCAAGCTGGAAGCCAATATCTTGTACTCGATGCTGGAG GAGGAACTGTGGACATAACGGTGCACGAAGTTACGCCATCTGGTGGAGTCAAAGAGCTGTACAAGACGAGTGGTGGAGCTTGGGGTGGGACAAAAGTCAATGATTCCTTTGAAGAATTCATAGCTTGTTTG GTAAAGAAGAGAGACGTCGATCCCGACAAGGATACAAAATTCGTCATGAGAGTTCcacttactttttttacaaCTGTTAAAAAACGACTCCACAAAGACTTTAAAAAAGCGGTCAAAAAGTCATCTTATTCAAATTCG GTGTCCTTGTCTTCGGATAAACTAAATATCGATCCAACTGTTGCTCGAAGCTTTTTTAAAGAATCCATCGATAGCACTATAGAACATTTGAAAGATGTTTTGCAAAAACGAGAAAACACAGGCGTGAAAGCCATTTTGATGGTTGGTGGGTTTTCCGAGTCGAAAATGCTCAAAAAGGCTGTCAAACAAACATTCCcaacattaaaaatgattattccTGATGAAGCTGGTCTGGCAGTTCTTAAGGGAGCCGTGATGTTTGGACATGAGCCCAGTCAAATAGCCGAGAGAATAAGCAAATATACGTATGGTGTTTGTGTTCATACTTTATTTGATGAGAAAGTTCACCCTGAGTCAGCAAAGATCACTGACACTGACGGTAAAGATAGATGTCAGAACTTCTTTCATAAGCATGTAATAGCGGGACAGTCGCTGAAGGTCGGAGAGGCCCAAGCTGTTGAAATATACTCCATACCTCAAAACCATGAAGCGGTGATCACGGTATTCGCAACTGAAAGTAAAACTCCAGTTCTTGTAACTGATCCAGGATGCAGACAGGTTGGACAATGCAGCATTCCTATGGCCAATACTGAAGCTGACCGCGAGGTTTTAGTACGAATGATATTTGGTGGCACGGAAATAGACGTCGAATGCACCAAGAAAGCGACTGGCATAGTTTCGCATTTTAATATTGACTTTTTGTCGTGTATGTGA
- the LOC128216125 gene encoding heat shock 70 kDa protein 12A-like, protein MADDFRLKSKHLLVAAIDFGTTYSSWAFSFRFDYDRDPTKVSAKQWQGHESTKGPTCVLIKPDGKTLHSFAFDAEAKYAELIEDDKHKEWYFFKRFKMMLWKQKLNRNVLLEDENGRKLLARTVFALAIKYLKEDLWAVSNDRIANAVLQNEIHWVLTVPAIWNNAAKQFMREAAEEAGIESDMLTIALEPEAASLFCRHLPVEKSGNQFSLASLRAGSQYLVLDAGGGTIDITVHEVTESGGVKELYKASGGAWGGTKVDSSFEEFLVCLTDKSVVKKFKQDHLDDYIELLRRFEVKKRDIEPDKDTKVVMSIPLAFFTTVKKQLHKDLTKAVKKSSYSNSVTLSGDKLKIDPAVAQSFFKESIESTIEHVKDVLQKRENSGVEAILMVGGFSESKMLNKAFKLTFPTLKMIVPDEAGLAVLKGAVLFGHEPKDIFERISKFTYGIAMDPCFDSSKHPESAKRAFINGVDICKSFFDKHVIAGQSLKVGEAQSEQTYVTRPNHRSTVLIEVFATESQSPVLVTDPGCRRVGQCNIPMAGTGAGRKVLVRMIFGGTEIDVECTEKATGKVSHITIDFLS, encoded by the exons ATGGCGGATGACTTCCGTCTAAAG tCGAAACACCTTTTGGTCGCAGCAATCGACTTCGGAACAACGTATTCAAGCTGGGCGTTCTCGTTCAGATTTGACTACGATAGAGACCCAACGAAAGTCTCTGCAAAACAGTGGCAAGGACACGAATCTACAAAAG GCCCTACTTGTGTCCTGATCAAGCCCGATGGGAAAACATTACATTCGTTCGCGTTTGATGCTGAAGCCAAATACGCAGAACTTATTGAAGACGACAAACATAAAGAATGGTACTtctttaaaaggtttaaaatgatgttatgGAAACAG aaacttAATCGAAATGTGTTGTTGGAAGATGAAAATGGTCGGAAACTATTGGCAAGGACCGTTTTTGCGTTGGCCATCAA GTATCTGAAGGAAGACCTATGGGCTGTTTCTAATGACCGAATAGCTAACGCAGTGCTACAAAACGAAATACACTGGGTTTTGACAGTACCTGCCATCTGGAACAATGCAGCAAAACAGTTCATGCGGGAAGCTGCCGAAGAG GCGGGAATAGAATCGGATATGCTGACTATTGCGCTTGAGCCGGAAGCGGCTTCGCTTTTCTGTCGTCATCTTCCGGTTGAAAAGAGTGGAAATCAGTTCTCCCTGGCATCTTTACGAGCTGGAAGCCAATATCTTGTACTTGATGCTGGTG GAGGAACCATCGACATAACGGTGCACGAAGTTACAGAATCCGGTGGCGTCAAAGAGCTGTACAAGGCCAGTGGTGGGGCTTGGGGTGGGACAAAAGTCGATTCTTCATTTGAAGAATTCTTAGTTTgtttgacag ATAAAAGTGTCGTCAAAAAGTTCAAACAAGACCATTTGGATGATTATATAGAACTCTTAAGACGGTTTGAGGTTAAAAAGAGAGACATTGAACCCGACAAAGATACAAAAGTCGTCATGAGCATTCCACTTGCCTTTTTTACAACTGTTAAGAAGCAATTGCACAAAGACTTAACTAAGGCGGTCAAAAAGTCATCCTATTCGAATTCG GTGACCTTATCTGGAGATAAATTGAAAATCGACCCAGCTGTTGctcaaagtttttttaaagaatccaTCGAAAGCACGATAGAACATGTGAAAGATGTTTTGCAAAAACGAGAAAACAGTGGCGTGGAAGCAATATTGATGGTTGGCGGGTTTTCTGAGTCGAAAATGCTAAACAAGGCATTCAAACTAACGTTTCCCACATTAAAGATGATCGTCCCTGATGAAGCTGGTCTGGCAGTTCTCAAGGGAGCCGTGTTGTTTGGACATGAGCCAAAAGATATTTTCGAGAGAATAAGCAAATTTACATATGGCATTGCAATGGATCCTTGTTTTGACTCTAGCAAGCACCCAGAATCAGCGAAGCGCGCTTTTATTAACGGTGTTGATATATGTAAGAGCTTCTTTGATAAGCATGTAATAGCCGGACAGTCGTTGAAAGTCGGAGAGGCCCAGTCGGAACAAACATACGTCACAAGACCAAACCACAGGTCAACTGTGCTAATTGAGGTATTCGCAACAGAAAGTCAATCTCCTGTACTAGTTACTGATCCTGGATGCCGAAGGGTTGGGCAATGCAACATTCCAATGGCTGGCACAGGTGCTGGACGTAAGGTATTAGTAAGAATGATATTTGGTGGCACGGAAATAGATGTCGAGTGTACCGAGAAAGCCACTGGCAAAGTATCGCATATCACTATTGACTTTTTGTCGTAG